ACCGGTGGCGGGTCCGGCGACGACCGCGAAGCGGGTGCCGCTGTCGGTGAGGATCCGGTCCCGGCGCCCGGCCGGCTGGCCGAGGTCGACCGGGACGTACACCCCGCCCGCGAGGAGCACGCCGAGCACGCCGACGGCCTGGTCCCGGCACTTGTCGATGAGGACGCCGACGAAGTCGCCCGGGCGGCAGCCCTCGGCCCGCAGCCGCTCGGCCACCGCGGCCGCGCGCCCGAGCCACTGCCCGTAGGTCAGCGTTCCGGCGGGGTCGATCACCGCGACCCGGTCGGGGTTGCGGCGGGCGTGGGCGACGAGCGGTTCGTGCAGCAGGCAGTCCGGCGCGGGCGCCCGGGTGGCGTTGACCGCGCTGCGCACGGCGCGCTGGCGCTCGGGCAGCGGCTGCGGGTCGACCGCCGTCCACGGCTCGTCCCGCTCGGCCAGCCGGTGCAGCAGCCCCTCGAACGCGGCGAACATGTCGTCCACCAGGCCGTCGGGGAAGACGCCCTCGCGCACGTCCCAGTTCATGTCCAGGCCGCCGAACTGGTCGCCCACCTGGCAGTCGATCCACACCTGCGGGGTCTGGCTGATGCCGTACACCGGCCGCGGGTCGCGGCCGGCCGGGGACACCGCGGTGCCGCCGACCCCGATGCTGCCGGTGAAGACCACCGGCAGCGCCGCCGCCTCCCGCCCGCGGCGCCGGGCCAGTTCGCGCAGCACCTCGACGCCGCTGTACAGCCGGTGGTCGAGGTCGTCGAAGACCCGCTCGCCCAGGGCGCGGGCCCGGTCGGCGAAGCTGTTCCTGCCCTCGCGGTCGACGGCCAGCAGGCTCAGCGAGGTGAAGTCGCCCAGCAGCCGGTCGACGTGCGGGTGCAGCGGCATCCGGTTGAGCACGGGCAGTCCGAGGCAGAAGCGCTCGGTGCTGCTCCAGCGGCCGATCGTCTCCGCGTACGCCGCCAGCACCGCGTTGGCCGGTGTGATGCCGTGGGCGCCGGCCCGCGCCTTCAGCGCCTGCCACACACGCTGGTCGACGGTGGCCGTCAGGCGCCGGAAGCGCGGCGGCGTGGCCGCCGGGTCGTGGTCGTCGCGCAGCGGCAGTACCGGGGCGCCGGGCAGCTCGTCGACGCGGTTCAGCCAGTAGTCGCGGTCGCGTGCGTACCGCCCGGTCTCCCGCAGCCGCCGTTCGGCGAGGACGTAGTCCCGGAAGGTGGCGTCCACCGGGGGCAGTTCGCAGTCGGGCTGCGCGTAGCGGCGGTCCAGCTCGTTCAGCACCTGCTGCATGCTGAGCCAGTCCAGCGCCATGAAGTCCACCGACACGTGCAGCACGCTGCGTTCGGTGGCCAGGGTCAGGCGCAGTTCGTGCATGGGGCGCTCGCCCGCGGGGTGCACCTTGTGGGACAGCTCGTCGCGCACCGCGGCGATCGCCTTGCCGACCGTGTCGTCGGGTGCCCCGCGCAGGTCGGCGACGGCGATGGCGGTGTCCCGCAGTTCGGGCAGGACCCGCTGGGTGCCGTCCTCGGAGATGACCGTGCGCAGGGTGTCGTGGCGTCGCACCAGACCGTCCCAGGCCCGCTGGAGGCGGTCCGGGTCGAGGTCCGCCGGGTACGCGAACTCGAGGTAGATGTGACAGGAGACGCCGCCGTAGTCGAAGGCCGGGTTGCGGCCGAAGAGATAGGCCGACTGGATGTCGGTCAGCGGGAAGGGCTCCTCGCGCTCCTCCGGCCGGTCCTGCCAGACCTTCTCGGCGTCCCGCGGCCGGCCCGTTCCCGGGTGCGCGGCGGTGTCGGCCACGAGGGTGAGGAGTTCCGCCTTGCGGCGGCGCAGTTCGGCCAGCCGTTCGTCGGTCATGGCGCCGCGGGGGGCGCGGAAGCGCAGCTGCTCCCCCTCGCGCCACAGGCGGATACCGGCGTCCCGGAAGTCGTCGAGCAGATCGTTCGCGTTCACACCGCACCCTCTTCGCAGTCGTCCCCGCCGTCCCAGTCGCCGTCGCCGTCGGCCGGCCCCCGGCCGCCGGCCGGGGCGAGCCGGTCGATCAGCGCGCCCAGTCCCGCGACGGTCGGGGTGCGCATCACCTCGCGCATGGGCAGCTCGACGCCCCATGCCTCGCGTACCTCGGCGACGAAGCGCGTCGCGAGGAGGCTGTCGCCGCCGAGCCGGAAGAAGTTCTCGTCGCGGCCGACGGAGTCCAGCCCGAGCAGCTTGGTCCACCGTTCGGCGACGAACGTCTCGGTGGCGCCGCGCGGCGGGTCGCCCACGTCCCGGGGCCGGTCGGCCGCGTGTTCCAGGACGGTCCGGATCCGGCGCCGGTCGACCTTTCCGTTGGCGCTGAGCGGCAGTGCGGGCAGCACGGTGAGCTGCGCCGGGACCATGTGGTCGGGCAGCCGGTCCGCGGCCCAGCGGCGCACCTGCTCCGGGTCGATGCCGGCCGCGGCCGCGGGCCGGTCGGCGGTCAGCAGGATCTCGCCGGTGGCCTCGGTGCGCAGGACCCGCACGTCGCCCAGGCCGGCCCGGGCGCAGGCCCGCGTCCAGCGCTCACGGCCGTACAGCCAGTCGCCGGCCGGCCGGCCGTCCTCGAAGCGTCCCGCGCGTGCCTCCAGGGGCAGCGCGGTGACCAGCGCGAGGGGGGTGGGATACGCGCGTTCCAGCAGGTAGAGGCGGCCGCCCGGGGCGAGCAGCAGGGCCATGGTGGCCACGGCCGTCTCCGGGTCGGGCATCCGGTGCAAGGCGTTGTTCGCCACGACGGCGTCGTAGGCGTGGAGGTGCTGGGCGGCGACTCCGGTGGCGCCCTGCACCGCCGTGTCCGTCTCGTGCCCGCGCTCGCGCAGCAGCGACTGGGCCTGGGCGAGGGCCGGCTGGGAGGCGCCGAGCAGGGTGTACCCGACCGAGCCCGGGGCGAGTCCGGCGAGCAGCCGCGCGGTGCCGCGGCCGCCGGTCACGTCCCACTCCGCGACGGCGGGCGGCACGGCGGCCGTCCCGCGCGCCCGCAGGTCGTCCGCGACGGCCCCGAGACAGCGGGCCGTGCCCGGCGTCGCGTCGTTCAGCGCCTCCGGGGCGAGCACCGGGTCGTCCAGGAGCGCGGTGGCGTCGGCGTCGCCGGAGAGGATGGCGGTGTAGAGCGGTCCGGCCCATTCCAGGGCGGTGGCGACGGCCTCGAGGCTCGTCCCGTGCGTGGCCTCGCGGACCTGCTTGATCCAGCCCGAGTCCGTGACGTCGTCCCACCGGGGGCCGTGCTCGTACGTCCCGTCGGCGGCCCGGGCCAGCACGGAGCGCTGGGCGAGGTACTCCAGCCAGAGCCCGGCCACCGGGCGCTGCCCGGCGCAGACGGAGGTGCGCAGCGCCGTGGCGCCGCCGGGTCCGGCGAACGGTGCGACGACGCCGGCCAGCAGCACCTCGACCAGCCGGTGTTCGTGCAGGTGCGGGTCGGACGGGGCCGTGGGATCGGCCGCGGGCGGCAGGAAGCCGCTGCCCGGCCGGTCCCCCGCGGCGTCGTCCGCGTCGGCCGGGGCCTGCTCGCGGTCCGGCGCCGGGGACCGCTCGACCAGGGCGGCGACCAGTTCCCTGCGCCCTTCGGTCAGCGGTACGGCGACGGCCTGCGCCACCTCGGGGTGCGCCTGGAGGCAGGCCTCGATCTCGCCCAGCTCGACCCGGAAGCCGTTGATCTTCACCTGGTGGTCGAGGCGCCCGAGGAACTCCAGGTTGCCGTCGGGCCAGTAGCGCCCGAGGTCGCCGGTGCGGTACCAGCGCTCGCCGTCCCGCTCCGGGAAGCGGGCCGCGGTCAGCTCGGGATCGCCCCGGTAGCCGAGCGCGACACCGGTGCCGCCGATCCACAGCTCGCCGGGGACCCAGTCGGGGCAGTCCCGGCCGCGGGCGTCCACGACGCGGAACTTCTGGTTGCGCAGCGGTGTCCCGTACGGGACGGACCGCCAGCCGTCGGGCACCGAGTCGACCTCGTAGGCGTTCGACCAGATGGCCGCCTCGGTGGCGCCGCCGAGCGCGATCAGCCGGCAGCGCCCGCCGGAGGCGCGGGCCAGCCGGCCGGGCAGGTCGAGGCCGATCCAGTCGCCGGACAGCAGGGCCAGCCGCATCGTGCCGGGCAGCGGCGTCTCGTCGGCGGCGGTCAGCAGCATGTCGAGCAGGGCGGGGACGGTGTTCCAGACGGTCACCCCGTGCCGCCGGCACAGCGCCAGCCACTCGTTGGCGTCCCGCCGGCCGGACTCGGGCACCAGGACGGCCGCGCCGCCCGCCGCCAGGAACCCGAAGACGTCCCACACGGACAGGTCGAAGTCCAGCGCGGACACGGCCAGCACCCGGTCGCCGGACGCGATGCCGAACCGCTCGTTGACGTCCTCGACCGTGTTGACCGCGGCGCGGTGGCTGACCTCCACGCCCTTGGGCAGGCCCGTCGAACCGGAGGTGAAGATCACGTAGGCGGGGTCGCCGGGGTCGGCGGGCACCGGTGCGTCCAGCGGGGACGCCAGCAGCGCCTCGTCGATCGGCAGGACCTCGGCCGTGGTCCCGGCGGACTCCAGCCGGCCGCTGCCGTCCAGGATCACCCGGGCGCCACTGAGTTCGAGGATGCGGGCCCGCCGCTCGGCCGGCTGGTCGACGCC
Above is a genomic segment from Streptomyces glaucescens containing:
- a CDS encoding non-ribosomal peptide synthetase, giving the protein MSSDHVDRGAGAPVATPAGTDPDTVRSMVSELLGIELTAADDDSNLFELGLQSLEMMRLANRLSRAGAEVKFAQLSDDPRLTAWFELLGARTGTAPAPQPRTAGPEPDDRTDRPFPLTAVQQAYLIGRADDQPLGGVSCHAYLEFDTSQVDAGRLERAVRALIERHPMLRVAFADDATQRVLPRSPWPGVTVRDLRDVAADEAVRTAQALRDRLSHRRLDVDRGEVIDVQLTLLPDAVDRLHFNVDLLAADLASIRVLLADLAALYDDPGALDDLTYTFGQYLAHQDTVRAAERERAREYWQQRLPSLPGGPKLPLAVDPEAVTVPRFVRRSCALTADEWRLMERRASEAGLTPSVVLATAFAMVLGRWSGEERFLLNLPLFDRDLDAHPQTDRIVADFTGLVLVEADLSGETFADRARALQKRMHEDIGHAAYSGVDVLRDFVRTDVDAPRTAPVVFACDLSAPLVPDAFQARFGEASWMISQTPQIWLDHQVYRTRDGGVLLVWDAVDELFPDGMLDAMMAAYEALVRGLLTGGWDTATPQIPLPARQQQRRADVNARTRPLSGNLLHTAFFERAGDRAGRPALLWGEQDRLAHDELARQALAVAGALAERGVGRGSYVAVVAPKGAPQIAAVLGVLAAGAAYVPIGVDQPAERRARILELSGARVILDGSGRLESAGTTAEVLPIDEALLASPLDAPVPADPGDPAYVIFTSGSTGLPKGVEVSHRAAVNTVEDVNERFGIASGDRVLAVSALDFDLSVWDVFGFLAAGGAAVLVPESGRRDANEWLALCRRHGVTVWNTVPALLDMLLTAADETPLPGTMRLALLSGDWIGLDLPGRLARASGGRCRLIALGGATEAAIWSNAYEVDSVPDGWRSVPYGTPLRNQKFRVVDARGRDCPDWVPGELWIGGTGVALGYRGDPELTAARFPERDGERWYRTGDLGRYWPDGNLEFLGRLDHQVKINGFRVELGEIEACLQAHPEVAQAVAVPLTEGRRELVAALVERSPAPDREQAPADADDAAGDRPGSGFLPPAADPTAPSDPHLHEHRLVEVLLAGVVAPFAGPGGATALRTSVCAGQRPVAGLWLEYLAQRSVLARAADGTYEHGPRWDDVTDSGWIKQVREATHGTSLEAVATALEWAGPLYTAILSGDADATALLDDPVLAPEALNDATPGTARCLGAVADDLRARGTAAVPPAVAEWDVTGGRGTARLLAGLAPGSVGYTLLGASQPALAQAQSLLRERGHETDTAVQGATGVAAQHLHAYDAVVANNALHRMPDPETAVATMALLLAPGGRLYLLERAYPTPLALVTALPLEARAGRFEDGRPAGDWLYGRERWTRACARAGLGDVRVLRTEATGEILLTADRPAAAAGIDPEQVRRWAADRLPDHMVPAQLTVLPALPLSANGKVDRRRIRTVLEHAADRPRDVGDPPRGATETFVAERWTKLLGLDSVGRDENFFRLGGDSLLATRFVAEVREAWGVELPMREVMRTPTVAGLGALIDRLAPAGGRGPADGDGDWDGGDDCEEGAV